GGTCATACCGGGCGATGAGGTTCGGTCCCATCACCGGCCGGCTCTTCGCGATGTGCAGCATCCACGGATGCCGGTGGTAGAGCGCCCAGTTCTCCCGGGCGATCCGCTCCAGCCGCCCCCGCCAGCCCCCGGATACGTCCTCGCTCCGCGGAAGCTCGCCGTAGGCCCGGTCCAGCATGACGTCGATCAGCTCCGCCTTGCTCGGCACGTAGGTGTACAGCGACATGGGGGCCACCTTCAGCGCGTCCGCCACCCGCCGCATGGACAGCGCTCCCAGCCCCTCCGCGTCCGCCAGCGCGATCGCCTCCTGGACGATCTGTTCCACCGTCAGCCGGGGCTTGGGCCCCCGCTTTCCACGCTCCTGGAGCCCCCACAGCAACTCGATGCTCCGCTGGGGATCTCCACTGCCGCTGTACTCGGTCGTCACCCCGTCATTCTTCCCACAAGCGGAAATACTGTACACCGTACGCGGTTATAGAGTAGAGAATCCGTACACCGTACGGAGTGGAGGAGCCCCATGCGTTCGACCCGGGAAGAGAGCCGTGAGATCCGTCCCTTTCACATCGACGTTCCCCAAGCGGAGCTGGACGAGCTGCGAGAGCGGCTGGGGCGCACCCGCTGGCCGGACGAGCTGCCCGGGGCCGGTTGGCGCCATGGCGCGTCCCTGGGCTACCTGAAGGAGCTGGCCGCGTATTGGCGCACCACCTACGACTGGCGAGCCCACGAGGCCACACTCAACAGCCACCCGCAGTTCATCACCCGCATCGACGGGCAGGACATCCACTTCCTGCACGTGCGCTCGCCCGAGCCCCACGCACTGCCGC
This is a stretch of genomic DNA from Archangium violaceum. It encodes these proteins:
- a CDS encoding TetR/AcrR family transcriptional regulator; protein product: MTTEYSGSGDPQRSIELLWGLQERGKRGPKPRLTVEQIVQEAIALADAEGLGALSMRRVADALKVAPMSLYTYVPSKAELIDVMLDRAYGELPRSEDVSGGWRGRLERIARENWALYHRHPWMLHIAKSRPVMGPNLIARYDHELRAVEGIGLTDVEMDSVVSLVAGHVEGAARRSVEAAQAERHTGMSDEQWWAAHAPLLEKVLDPQRYPTAARVGSAAGAEFGAATHPAHAFEFGLQRVLDGLEVFIQARTRGQR